CTCAGATTAAGGAATGATTCCCTCTTCAATATCTTTCTGTCGCTGATAATTTCTTCTGCGCTGACAGTAAGCCCCATAAACAATGCAATGATAATGCAGATAAGTATGTAGGCCGGGATATTGTCATTGTAGCGGAATACATACTCGCCTTTACCTAAGCTGTCTTTGTAACGAATCACCAAAGACATTAACAAGGCAAGTGCGGGAGCCTCAATCAGGTTCACAGTCAAATACTGTCTGTTACTGATTTTAGCAATAGCATCGCGCGTGGTAAAAATAATGGTTTGCTTGAGCTTAGACGGAATATGCAGTGTTTTGGGCGGCTTCTCACGAACTTCCTCTACCCGCTCTACTTTAAAATTAGCCTGATACATTTCGTTCCATTCCTCAGGCGTAATTTTCCGTTTGTTGGTAAACTCACCGTATTCATCAACCACACGGGCTTCAATAATATTGAATATCTGTTCGGGGTTTACGTTGCCGCAAGTCATGCACTGGCCGCGTTCACTGCCTACCTGACGCGTTGCCTTTTTGAAATATGTAACAGCCTCTACCGGATTGCCGTAGAACGCCGGATAGCCGCCGGTATCGAGGATGTACATCTTGTCAAACATCTTGTAGATGTCCGATGAGGGCTGGTGTATAACCGTAAATACCAATTTCCCTTTCAGGGAAAGTTCTTTGAGCAAGTCTATTACGTTTTCGGAATCACGCGAAGAAAGACCGGACGTTGGCTCATCCAAAAAGAGAATCCCCGGTTCGCGGATAAGTTCCAAAGCAATGTTGAGTCGTTTGCGCTGGCCACCGCTTATTTTTTTGTTCAGCGGACTGCCGACTTTCAGGTGCATGATGCGGTCTAAGCCCAAACTCTCCAATACAGAAACAACTTTTTGGGTTATCTCGTCATCAGACAAGTCGCGGAAACACAACTTGGCATTGTAAAACAGATTTTGGAATACAGTTAACTCCTCAATCAGCAAATCATCCTGCGATACGTACCCTATCACGCCCTCGATGTTTTTGCTTTCTACGGGGTCGTGAATGTTGAAACCGTTAATGGTTACTTTGCCTTCATAAGGAGCCTCTAACCCTGCCATTACATTGAGCAAGGTCGTTTTGCCTGCACCACTGGCACCCATAATACCTATCAGTTTGCCTGCACCTTCGGAAATATTGATATTTCGCAGGCCGATGGTACCGTTAGGAAATTTGAACCAAACCGAATCAACATTAAATGAAATGTTGTTTCTGACAGTGTCGGCAGTGTACTTGCTGATGAGGTCGCTGTAATAAAGCGGTGTACCCTTAGGGGTTTTAATGATACTACCGTTGGAAAATAAAACGATGCTGTCGCGCTTTACAAGCTGCCCGTTCAGGTAAATTTCATCGTGGCCGGTGTATTTGATAAAATATAAATCTACACTTTTGACACGGATGAATATAATTTCGCCATCCAACTTGCCGCTATCTATGTAGCGTCTTTTACTGCCTTCGGTTGGAGGTTCGTCATCAAATATGAGAATATCTTCGGAGTCTAATGCAGACGAGTGTTCTTCTATTGCATAGGACTCCATCAGTTTGTATTCTTCTTTGGGGATATTGAAAACAGAAGCAACTGTCTGGATAATTTCCATTCGTTGGGCAGTAAAACTCCGGTTTGAACCGACCATTTCCAACAGTTTAAAAAGTACGATAACTTTTTGCTTCTGTGTCAGCGTTTTGTTGATTCTACGACACAGCGACAATACGCGAACTGCCTCATTTACACGAGTAACTCTTTTTTTGCGCTCAACTTTGGTATCCCCTTCCTCCGAATCGTCATCGATACCATATTCGGCATATTTATCGTACAGTGCCAAATATTCGGCCATTGTCTCCGAATCAAGGTCTTGCTGATAGAAGCTGATGATAAAATTTCGTTCAGCTTCGCTCACGCCTGTATCTTGTTTAGAGATAATGGCAAAAAGTTGGGTTAGTGCTTTGAGTATTTCCTCACTCATGGTAAGTCAGACTGCTGTGCTTCAATAAAAACACTGCAAAGTCTTGGGTGAATGCACTTTTTGACTTTGCAGTGCCGTCAGAATTTAAGATAAGTTTTTAGTAAGACTTGAACTCAAATGGTACATTTTCAACAAGTTCTGAAAATTCTTCGCCGGCTTCTTCCATATCTTCATCGTCTTCGTGGTAATACCATGTAACGCGTGTGCCGGCAATGTTGTCCAGCTTGGAAAGAATATCCAGAATCAACTTGGAGGATGCTGTATTGAAATATTCCAGTTTAAATAAAAAGTTAGTTTCCGGATTAGGAGCAGCTTGGTACTTATCGAGCCACTCTAATATGGGTGCATAAAATTCCGCAGCATCTTCCGGCAAAGATCTTCCCGAGATTTCGAATAACGCCTTGTCTTTATCTAAAATGATTTTGGGCGTATCTTCTGTGCCTTCCAAATTAATGATTTCCATTGATTATATGAATTAGCCGTTTGATCTTGAAATAGTGGTTCTGAGTGAAAAGAAAGAAAGCGCATCGTTGATAGGCTCAAAGTCGTAGCGGAGTTTTTGTCCGGACTTACGTGCCATATCTATAAAACCAAGGCCTGCCCCTCCTTTGGAAGAAAGCTCACCGTTTTTGATGATTTCTTTATAGAGTTCTTTGAGCCCCTCTTTGTCTAAACTGTTAATATGAGCGAGGCGTGCGGAGAGGTCTTCTACTCGGTCTTGGGGGATGGCATTACCCGACGTGATGATGTACTCGTTGTTGTGCTTGCCTATCATGAATATGGCGCTGTTTTTACCATAGCTTTCCGTATCGTATGATTCGGCATGTTTACAGAT
The Rhodoflexus caldus genome window above contains:
- a CDS encoding ATP-binding cassette domain-containing protein, coding for MSEEILKALTQLFAIISKQDTGVSEAERNFIISFYQQDLDSETMAEYLALYDKYAEYGIDDDSEEGDTKVERKKRVTRVNEAVRVLSLCRRINKTLTQKQKVIVLFKLLEMVGSNRSFTAQRMEIIQTVASVFNIPKEEYKLMESYAIEEHSSALDSEDILIFDDEPPTEGSKRRYIDSGKLDGEIIFIRVKSVDLYFIKYTGHDEIYLNGQLVKRDSIVLFSNGSIIKTPKGTPLYYSDLISKYTADTVRNNISFNVDSVWFKFPNGTIGLRNINISEGAGKLIGIMGASGAGKTTLLNVMAGLEAPYEGKVTINGFNIHDPVESKNIEGVIGYVSQDDLLIEELTVFQNLFYNAKLCFRDLSDDEITQKVVSVLESLGLDRIMHLKVGSPLNKKISGGQRKRLNIALELIREPGILFLDEPTSGLSSRDSENVIDLLKELSLKGKLVFTVIHQPSSDIYKMFDKMYILDTGGYPAFYGNPVEAVTYFKKATRQVGSERGQCMTCGNVNPEQIFNIIEARVVDEYGEFTNKRKITPEEWNEMYQANFKVERVEEVREKPPKTLHIPSKLKQTIIFTTRDAIAKISNRQYLTVNLIEAPALALLMSLVIRYKDSLGKGEYVFRYNDNIPAYILICIIIALFMGLTVSAEEIISDRKILKRESFLNLSRTSYLFSKLIILFSLSAIQTLSFVVIGNLVLGISEQYFTYWLVLFSVSCFANVLGLNISSAFNNAVTVYVLIPLLLIPQMILSGGIFSFEKLNNAIASKGKTPLITDIWASRWAYEAICVEQFKSNPYERMFYEIDRQESAANYKTSFWLPKIDELLTAASDLTDSRIASEQEQRKNNLAIVAAELKKDKMPVPGKEEAIALLDAASFNEESLEKIRLHTRQLNILYGQIQARMADARDSIIMVFEEQARKSGNAITINQLKDLYYNDNLADFVKNENVLDKTFIEDNKIIQNTDPVFTLPEPEHLLDYRTHFFAPFKHFGGNLISTYYFNLIVIWLMTVLLYIALYFEWLRKLIKLFGKLEFAKR
- a CDS encoding DUF1987 domain-containing protein codes for the protein MEIINLEGTEDTPKIILDKDKALFEISGRSLPEDAAEFYAPILEWLDKYQAAPNPETNFLFKLEYFNTASSKLILDILSKLDNIAGTRVTWYYHEDDEDMEEAGEEFSELVENVPFEFKSY
- a CDS encoding SiaB family protein kinase; protein product: MKYIYDLHRIMLRQNLILVYEGEFTQEITKSVLAMAERNMDAFGEEASIKRKVFNVMVECLQNICKHAESYDTESYGKNSAIFMIGKHNNEYIITSGNAIPQDRVEDLSARLAHINSLDKEGLKELYKEIIKNGELSSKGGAGLGFIDMARKSGQKLRYDFEPINDALSFFSLRTTISRSNG